One Mya arenaria isolate MELC-2E11 chromosome 7, ASM2691426v1 genomic window carries:
- the LOC128241505 gene encoding putative keratin-associated protein 4-16 encodes MDKVQLAGLILVACFTFGSFAQRNIFQTSCPMGCLSSTCYISTGCTGSCMAGWCKFYGGRNVGMVCTPRCSRGQVCQNGFCTRDRTPTCTPRCRKGQVCKNGICTRDRTSTCIPRCRIGQVCKDGICTRDRTSCFPPCGSWQVCQRGFCRSASRSRS; translated from the exons ATGGATAAG GTACAGTTGGCCGGGTTGATCCTTGTAGCATGTTTCACATTTGGATCTTTTGCACAACGGAACATATTCCAGACGT CATGTCCCATGGGATGCCTGTCGAGTACATGTTACATATCGACGGGATGCACCGGAAGTTGCATGGCTGGATGGTGCAAATTTTACGG TGGTAGAAACGTGGGTATGGTTTGTACTCCACGCTGTAGCAGAGGACAGGTCTGCCAGAACGGCTTCTGTACGCGGGACAGAACACCAACATGTACACCACGGTGTAGGAAAGGGCAAGTCTGCAAGAACGGCATCTGTACGCGGGACAGAACGTCAACATGTATTCCACGATGTAGGATAGGACAGGTCTGTAAAGACGGCATCTGTACGCGGGACAGAACGTCATGTTTTCCACCCTGCGGAAGTTGGCAGGTCTGCCAGAGAGGCTTTTGCCGGAGCGCCAGCAGGTCAAGATCGTAA